A genomic window from Candidatus Nitrospira nitrificans includes:
- the gatA gene encoding Asp-tRNA(Asn)/Glu-tRNA(Gln) amidotransferase subunit GatA, protein MSLHKLTLCELQKQFRAGEVTATEIVRAYFLRIGHVEPKVKAFVTQAKESAFMEAEVLDQKLKGWRKTKPLTGMPLAVKDNICTDGVSTTCSSRMLQNFVPPYDATVIAKLRAQEYLLLGKTNLDEFAMGSSTENSAFGPSRNPWNLHCVPGGSSGGSAAAVAAEECVAALGSDTGGSIRQPAAFCGVVGLKPTYGRVSRYGLVAFASSLDQIGPVARSVSDAAFLLQAIAGHDPMDSTSVDRPVPDYMKALQKRDLKTLKIGVPVEFFTEGLDPEVEQSVRAAIGELKHLGAEIKEIHLPRTDAAVAVYYVIATAEASSNLARFDGVKFGFRAKDTKDLLDLYMKTRQEGFGPEVKRRIMLGTYVLSAGYYDAYYEKAQAVRTLICQDFDAAFKEVDLIVTPATPTPAFKLGEKSEDPLQMYLSDIFTISVNLAGLPAIALPCGFSKEGLPIGLQLIGRVFEEETILRAAHAYEQSTHWHLKKPNIR, encoded by the coding sequence ATGTCTCTTCATAAACTCACCCTCTGCGAACTTCAGAAACAATTCCGGGCAGGGGAAGTAACGGCCACGGAAATCGTGCGCGCCTACTTCTTGCGCATCGGCCATGTCGAGCCAAAAGTGAAGGCCTTCGTCACGCAGGCGAAAGAATCGGCGTTCATGGAGGCGGAGGTCTTGGATCAAAAGCTCAAGGGATGGCGGAAGACCAAGCCGCTCACCGGAATGCCGCTTGCCGTCAAGGATAATATCTGTACGGACGGCGTCTCTACGACCTGTAGCTCTCGGATGTTGCAGAACTTCGTCCCGCCGTACGATGCGACGGTGATCGCCAAGTTGCGCGCGCAGGAGTACCTCTTGTTGGGCAAGACGAATTTAGATGAATTCGCGATGGGGTCATCAACGGAAAATTCCGCGTTCGGTCCCAGCCGAAACCCTTGGAACCTGCACTGCGTGCCGGGAGGATCAAGCGGAGGGTCTGCGGCGGCGGTGGCGGCAGAGGAATGTGTGGCGGCGCTTGGCTCAGACACCGGCGGGTCCATCAGGCAGCCGGCCGCCTTCTGTGGCGTGGTGGGGCTGAAGCCGACGTATGGAAGGGTCTCGCGGTATGGGTTGGTCGCGTTTGCTTCCTCGTTGGACCAAATCGGGCCGGTCGCGAGAAGTGTATCCGATGCGGCGTTTCTTCTGCAGGCTATCGCAGGTCATGATCCGATGGACTCCACGTCGGTCGATCGTCCTGTTCCGGATTACATGAAAGCGCTGCAAAAGCGGGATCTCAAAACGCTGAAGATCGGCGTGCCGGTTGAGTTTTTTACCGAAGGGCTCGATCCGGAGGTCGAACAGTCGGTGAGGGCGGCGATCGGGGAACTGAAGCATCTTGGAGCCGAGATCAAGGAAATTCATCTGCCGAGGACCGACGCGGCTGTGGCTGTGTACTATGTGATCGCCACGGCGGAAGCCAGCTCGAATCTTGCTCGGTTCGACGGGGTGAAGTTCGGTTTTCGCGCCAAGGACACCAAGGATCTTCTCGATCTCTATATGAAAACGCGACAGGAAGGGTTTGGCCCGGAGGTGAAGCGTCGAATCATGCTGGGGACCTACGTGCTCAGCGCCGGGTACTATGATGCGTACTATGAGAAAGCCCAAGCGGTACGAACGTTGATCTGCCAGGATTTCGACGCCGCGTTCAAAGAGGTGGATTTGATCGTGACCCCGGCGACGCCGACTCCGGCCTTCAAGCTCGGTGAAAAGAGCGAAGATCCGCTGCAGATGTACCTCTCCGATATTTTCACGATCTCGGTCAATCTAGCCGGCTTGCCGGCGATTGCTCTGCCCTGCGGCTTCAGCAAAGAGGGACTTCCGATCGGACTGCAACTGATCGGGCGAGTGTTCGAAGAAGAGACGATACTTCGAGCGGCTCATGCCTATGAGCAATCGACACACTGGCATCTGAAGAAGCCGAATATACGGTGA
- the gatB gene encoding Asp-tRNA(Asn)/Glu-tRNA(Gln) amidotransferase subunit GatB — MIFETVIGVEVHAQLRTNSKMFCGCGTTFGLSANSQTCPVCLGLPGSLPVINRAAVEMAVRAGLALNCTIAANNRFARKNYFYPDLPKGYQISQYESPICEHGWIEVRESGGGTKRVRIRRAHLEEDAGKNIHETGTKGSRVDLNRAGTPLLEIVTEPDMHSADEVVAYLKGLREILMYLGVCDGNMEEGSFRCEPNLSLRPSGQKEFGTKVELKNINSFKYVKDAVEYEIKRQTNVLKEGGKIRQETRLWNIERGETAVMRSKEEAHDYRYFPDPDLVPLKLDEAWIEGFRAGQPELPAVRTKRFVSDYGLPEYDATILTASKGMADYFEVSVKQFNQPKTVSNWVMGELMRELNNSGTDISASPVTPERLVGLLQMVDKGTISLKVAREIFPELYTSGKAPEQIVQEKGLTQVSDEGALEQIITEVLSSNPAQVAQFKEGKQQVLGFLVGQVMKASGGKANPGKVNELLRKKLGGG; from the coding sequence ATGATCTTCGAGACGGTCATCGGAGTGGAGGTCCACGCCCAACTGCGGACCAACTCCAAGATGTTCTGCGGGTGCGGCACGACCTTCGGTCTGTCCGCCAACAGTCAGACCTGTCCGGTCTGTCTCGGTCTGCCGGGCAGCTTGCCCGTCATCAACCGAGCGGCGGTCGAAATGGCGGTCCGCGCCGGTTTGGCCCTGAACTGTACGATCGCGGCGAACAATCGATTCGCGAGAAAGAACTATTTTTACCCGGATCTGCCCAAGGGATATCAGATTTCCCAATATGAATCCCCGATTTGCGAGCATGGGTGGATTGAGGTTCGTGAGAGCGGCGGAGGGACAAAACGCGTCCGTATTCGTCGCGCGCATTTGGAAGAAGATGCCGGGAAAAACATCCATGAGACCGGCACCAAGGGGAGCCGGGTCGATCTGAACCGCGCCGGCACACCGCTGCTGGAAATCGTGACGGAACCGGACATGCATTCGGCCGACGAGGTGGTGGCCTATCTCAAAGGACTGCGGGAAATCTTGATGTACCTTGGCGTCTGTGACGGCAACATGGAGGAGGGAAGCTTTCGGTGTGAGCCGAACTTATCGCTGCGCCCCTCGGGACAGAAGGAGTTTGGGACGAAAGTCGAGCTGAAGAACATCAACTCCTTCAAGTATGTGAAGGATGCGGTCGAGTATGAGATCAAACGGCAGACCAACGTGTTGAAGGAGGGGGGCAAGATTCGCCAGGAAACGAGGCTCTGGAATATCGAACGCGGCGAAACGGCGGTCATGCGTTCCAAAGAGGAAGCGCATGACTATCGGTATTTCCCCGACCCTGATCTGGTGCCGTTGAAGTTGGACGAGGCCTGGATCGAAGGATTCCGTGCCGGCCAGCCGGAACTGCCGGCCGTGCGGACGAAGCGATTCGTGTCGGACTATGGATTGCCTGAGTATGACGCCACCATCCTGACGGCGTCAAAAGGCATGGCGGATTATTTTGAAGTGTCCGTCAAGCAGTTCAACCAGCCGAAGACGGTGAGCAACTGGGTGATGGGGGAGTTGATGAGAGAGTTGAACAACTCCGGGACGGATATTTCAGCGTCGCCTGTCACGCCTGAACGGCTCGTCGGTCTTTTGCAAATGGTGGACAAAGGGACTATCAGCTTGAAAGTCGCCCGTGAAATCTTTCCGGAACTCTATACCAGCGGGAAGGCCCCCGAACAGATTGTGCAAGAAAAAGGGTTGACGCAGGTCTCCGACGAAGGGGCGCTGGAGCAGATCATTACCGAGGTATTGAGCAGCAATCCAGCCCAGGTTGCGCAGTTTAAGGAAGGCAAACAACAAGTATTGGGTTTTCTCGTCGGACAGGTCATGAAGGCGAGCGGCGGAAAGGCGAATCCGGGGAAGGTGAATGAGTTGCTGAGAAAAAAATTGGGGGGAGGATAG
- the gatC gene encoding Asp-tRNA(Asn)/Glu-tRNA(Gln) amidotransferase subunit GatC, with amino-acid sequence MEITQQDVEKAARLARLAVTAAETETFAKQLTQILAHVDTLNRYDTTGVEPTATVMGHVNVFREDFARPSLSSEKALANAPEREADGFVVPKILEER; translated from the coding sequence GTGGAAATTACGCAGCAGGATGTGGAAAAGGCGGCGCGGTTGGCGAGATTGGCGGTGACGGCCGCTGAAACGGAGACGTTTGCCAAGCAGTTGACCCAGATTCTCGCGCATGTCGATACGCTGAACCGGTACGACACGACGGGAGTCGAACCGACCGCCACGGTTATGGGGCACGTGAATGTGTTTCGTGAGGATTTTGCGCGTCCATCACTGTCTTCAGAGAAGGCGTTGGCCAATGCGCCGGAGCGTGAAGCGGACGGGTTTGTTGTCCCTAAAATTCTAGAGGAGCGTTGA
- a CDS encoding DUF948 domain-containing protein, giving the protein MTIVEIAALLVAVAFAVLVGYLVPLLMQVRKTVAESEQLLSKMNAEVPALVAELRAMSQNLNDVTNQVREGTEHAAVLLHAMGEVGESVQHVHNIVRGSSGTLLNNVASMVAGFKAATHVVRERMKHEGGTHNGG; this is encoded by the coding sequence ATGACCATCGTAGAAATAGCCGCCCTTCTTGTAGCCGTGGCATTCGCCGTGCTGGTTGGGTATCTCGTACCGTTATTGATGCAGGTCCGCAAAACGGTGGCCGAGTCCGAACAACTCCTCTCGAAGATGAACGCCGAGGTGCCGGCTCTCGTGGCGGAACTGCGGGCCATGAGCCAGAACTTGAACGATGTGACGAATCAGGTGCGCGAGGGCACGGAGCATGCGGCCGTCTTGCTGCATGCAATGGGTGAAGTCGGCGAATCGGTGCAGCATGTCCATAATATCGTTCGTGGGTCAAGCGGGACGCTGTTGAACAATGTGGCGAGCATGGTCGCAGGTTTCAAGGCAGCCACTCACGTCGTGCGGGAGCGCATGAAACATGAAGGAGGGACGCACAATGGCGGATGA
- the panD gene encoding aspartate 1-decarboxylase, protein MFRQMLRSKIHRATVTGAHLEYEGSLTIDEDLMEAAGILPYEAIVCSNLNNGERFMTYAINGTRGKGEIILNGPTARKAAVGDQIIIFCYEYYGEEEIKKHTPKIVRVNEKNRIVAVS, encoded by the coding sequence ATGTTTCGACAAATGCTACGTTCGAAAATTCATCGTGCCACCGTGACAGGGGCCCATCTCGAGTATGAAGGCAGTCTGACGATCGATGAAGACTTGATGGAGGCGGCCGGGATCCTTCCCTACGAGGCGATTGTCTGTTCGAACTTGAATAACGGCGAGCGGTTCATGACGTACGCGATCAACGGTACGCGAGGGAAAGGAGAGATCATTTTAAATGGGCCCACCGCGCGAAAGGCGGCGGTCGGAGATCAGATCATCATCTTTTGTTATGAGTATTACGGCGAAGAAGAGATCAAAAAACACACCCCCAAGATCGTCCGGGTGAATGAAAAAAATCGAATTGTGGCGGTGAGCTGA
- the glmS gene encoding glutamine--fructose-6-phosphate transaminase (isomerizing): MCGIVGYVGNQDAVPILIGGLAKLEYRGYDSSGVAIMQGEKIVVKRSVGKLVNLQNSLKTNELKGTVGIGHTRWATHGKPSEQNAHPHRSKGCVLVHNGIIENYQELKQQLQKDGYKFASETDTEVVAHLIDKYLQKENKLADAVRLATKDVRGSYALAVISEREPGTLIAARAGCPLVVGRTKHASYVASDVMAMLAHTRDVTYLEEGDVAVVTQHQVDLTDVDGHAVVRKSSTITWDASAAEKSGYPHFMLKEIHEQPQTILDTMRGRYSYETGEADLPDIGLTAKEFAAVERIWIVACGTSWHAGQVGKYLFEEMVRTPVQVDIASEFRYRDPLVGKNDLFITISQSGETADTLAAAREAKRKGARVVSIVNVVGSTLARESDGVLYTHCGPEIGVASTKAFTAQLTALYLLALHLARVRNVMKVVDGKAWLDRLVQLPVLVERVLQREAEIVAIAKRYYKKRNFLFLGRGINYPIALEGSLKLKEISYIHAEGYAAGEMKHGPIALIDKDMPVVVLAPRDRLYDKTVSNLMEVKARHAPVIAFVAEGERELGKIADAVFTVPDTHPLISPILFTIPLQLLAYHIAVLRGADVDQPRNLAKSVTVE; this comes from the coding sequence ATGTGTGGGATCGTCGGATATGTCGGCAATCAAGATGCGGTTCCGATCCTCATCGGGGGATTGGCCAAGCTGGAGTATCGAGGCTACGACTCATCGGGTGTGGCCATCATGCAGGGGGAGAAAATCGTCGTCAAACGGAGCGTGGGAAAGCTGGTCAATCTCCAAAATTCGCTCAAAACGAACGAGCTCAAGGGGACGGTCGGAATCGGCCATACTCGATGGGCGACCCATGGGAAACCCTCGGAACAGAATGCCCATCCGCACCGGTCGAAAGGCTGTGTGTTGGTGCACAACGGGATTATCGAAAATTACCAAGAGCTGAAGCAACAGTTGCAAAAAGACGGCTACAAATTCGCATCGGAAACCGATACGGAAGTGGTCGCCCATTTGATCGACAAGTACCTTCAGAAGGAAAATAAGCTGGCCGACGCGGTGCGGCTCGCGACGAAGGACGTACGGGGCAGTTATGCGCTGGCGGTCATCTCGGAACGGGAACCCGGAACCTTGATTGCCGCTCGGGCGGGCTGTCCGCTCGTCGTCGGTCGGACGAAACACGCCTCGTATGTCGCCTCCGATGTGATGGCGATGCTGGCGCATACGCGAGATGTGACCTATCTCGAAGAGGGGGACGTGGCGGTGGTCACTCAGCACCAGGTGGATCTCACCGACGTCGACGGCCATGCCGTCGTGCGCAAATCGTCGACGATTACCTGGGATGCATCGGCGGCGGAGAAAAGCGGCTATCCCCACTTCATGCTGAAAGAAATTCACGAACAGCCGCAGACTATTCTTGATACCATGCGCGGACGGTATTCCTATGAAACCGGGGAAGCGGATCTGCCCGATATCGGTTTGACGGCGAAGGAATTCGCCGCGGTTGAGCGGATCTGGATCGTCGCCTGCGGCACGTCCTGGCATGCGGGGCAAGTCGGAAAGTATCTATTTGAAGAAATGGTTCGCACTCCGGTTCAGGTGGATATTGCCAGCGAGTTTCGCTATCGCGATCCGCTCGTCGGCAAGAACGACTTGTTCATTACGATTTCTCAATCCGGCGAGACGGCCGATACGCTGGCTGCCGCGCGAGAGGCGAAGCGGAAAGGCGCGCGCGTGGTCTCGATCGTCAATGTGGTCGGGAGTACCCTGGCGCGCGAGTCGGACGGGGTCCTGTACACGCACTGCGGGCCGGAGATCGGTGTCGCCTCGACAAAAGCCTTTACGGCGCAACTCACCGCGCTGTATCTCCTGGCCTTGCATTTGGCGCGAGTTCGTAATGTGATGAAGGTGGTAGATGGGAAAGCCTGGCTTGACCGATTGGTGCAGTTGCCGGTGTTGGTCGAGCGTGTGCTGCAGCGAGAAGCCGAAATCGTGGCGATCGCCAAGCGGTATTACAAGAAGCGGAACTTTTTGTTTTTGGGGCGAGGCATCAACTATCCGATCGCGCTGGAGGGCTCGCTGAAGCTCAAGGAAATTTCTTATATCCATGCCGAAGGCTATGCGGCGGGCGAGATGAAGCATGGCCCGATCGCGCTGATCGATAAAGACATGCCGGTGGTGGTCTTGGCGCCGCGGGACCGATTGTACGACAAGACGGTGAGCAATCTTATGGAAGTGAAGGCCCGACACGCGCCGGTGATTGCCTTCGTGGCCGAAGGAGAGCGGGAGCTCGGCAAGATCGCGGATGCGGTGTTTACCGTTCCTGATACCCATCCGCTGATTTCGCCGATTTTGTTTACCATCCCGCTTCAACTCCTCGCCTATCATATTGCGGTATTGCGCGGGGCGGATGTGGATCAGCCGAGGAATCTCGCCAAGAGCGTGACGGTGGAATAG
- a CDS encoding DUF502 domain-containing protein yields the protein MLKTALRRYFLTGLLLVTPIWGTILVLKTLFVAVDGILGDAVAELVPDHYIPGLGIVTLILLIFLVGLFAANFIGRQIVGHWEDWLNRLPLVRGIYSTLKSMMDILSFSERGSYRRVVLIQFPKNGHYCFAFVTGMTKGETTALGQEALIHVYVPTSPNPTSGYFLLVPEREVISVDISIEEAMKLIVSGGLYTPSGAMASALKGESKWNQVKQPDAGVPIG from the coding sequence ATGCTCAAGACCGCGCTAAGACGGTATTTTCTGACGGGACTCTTGCTGGTCACTCCTATCTGGGGCACCATTCTTGTCCTGAAGACCCTGTTTGTCGCGGTGGACGGCATCTTAGGCGATGCCGTCGCGGAATTGGTGCCGGATCACTACATCCCTGGCCTCGGGATCGTAACACTGATCCTGCTCATCTTTTTAGTCGGATTGTTCGCGGCGAACTTCATCGGGCGTCAGATCGTGGGTCACTGGGAGGATTGGCTCAACCGGCTTCCTCTTGTCCGGGGGATATATTCCACATTGAAATCGATGATGGATATTCTGTCGTTTTCGGAGCGAGGGTCCTATCGGCGTGTGGTCTTGATTCAATTCCCGAAGAACGGCCATTATTGTTTTGCATTCGTGACCGGCATGACGAAAGGCGAAACCACGGCATTGGGCCAGGAGGCGTTGATTCATGTCTACGTGCCCACCTCGCCCAACCCGACGTCGGGCTATTTTCTCTTAGTGCCGGAACGGGAAGTGATCTCTGTTGATATCAGTATTGAAGAAGCGATGAAACTGATCGTATCGGGCGGTCTCTATACGCCGTCCGGCGCCATGGCATCAGCGCTGAAGGGGGAGTCGAAGTGGAACCAGGTCAAACAGCCGGATGCCGGTGTGCCGATCGGATAG
- a CDS encoding YtxH domain-containing protein: MADDRGTSAAVLLAFLSGAAMGAVAALLLAPQSGSESRDRLRGYARRAEHDLRDLAGRAGEVFEEVVDQGKEFVETKQSVLREAFDAGREAMRRERGRMPDEGADRG; this comes from the coding sequence ATGGCGGATGATCGAGGAACATCAGCGGCGGTCTTGTTGGCGTTTCTGAGCGGGGCAGCGATGGGTGCGGTCGCGGCGCTGTTGTTGGCGCCACAATCGGGGAGCGAATCGCGTGATCGACTCCGGGGGTATGCCCGTCGCGCGGAGCACGATCTGCGAGATCTTGCCGGGCGCGCCGGTGAGGTATTTGAAGAAGTCGTTGATCAGGGCAAGGAGTTTGTCGAGACGAAGCAGTCGGTCCTGCGGGAGGCATTCGATGCCGGACGAGAAGCCATGAGGCGCGAACGCGGTCGCATGCCCGATGAAGGAGCCGATCGAGGATGA
- a CDS encoding type II toxin-antitoxin system RelE family toxin, with protein MYRVRLLDAASKGLAKVDKPVARRIVDRMEWLAENLTDTNLEALTGEFEGLFKLRVGDYRVVYELIHEEKLIMIHAISHRRDIYRKG; from the coding sequence ATGTACCGTGTTCGCCTTCTAGACGCCGCCTCAAAGGGCCTTGCAAAAGTGGACAAGCCTGTCGCGCGACGAATCGTTGATCGAATGGAATGGCTGGCAGAGAATCTTACAGATACAAATCTTGAAGCGCTCACAGGAGAGTTTGAAGGATTGTTCAAATTGCGTGTCGGCGACTATCGCGTAGTCTATGAGCTTATCCACGAGGAAAAGTTGATCATGATTCATGCGATCAGTCATCGAAGAGACATTTATCGCAAAGGCTAA